AAGTAAATAAGGTTCTTGGTATTTTGGTCTTACCGTTAccaataaaaatgaatttaatcCAGAGTGCAAAGTGAGTAagcgtcttttttttttttaatgcgaGTATGTACACTTTTTTGTTCTATGTAACTGACAAATGtctaaaagaataaaagaattatattaCGTACTTCACAACTTACATAGAGAACATAAAAATAACCTGAGAGGtaggaaaaattgaaaaaataaaagaattgacaCAAGGTTCCTAGTCCTATTTTTGTCTAAGATGTGGTACATTCTGTAGGGAGGCCTTGGGGAAATCTCTTCGTATCTGTGCAATAGTTGTATATCATGTAGTTCTTCTGCGCCCATTTCAATCTCTGCTGACTTGCTGAATCCAATTCTTGTGCGAGCCAAGCATTACTGCTAGATGTAGAAGAGGGAGAGTTTGAACCGCAAGAAGATCCCCCAGAGGACCAAACACAAGCATTTGCATTGAAGTTTCTATAGGAAGCAGTGAAAGGAGCTTGTGTCCAATCTGTCTTGATGAGTCCACCCCTTGTGGCCCAGTCATCAGCATTCCAGAGGCTAGAGTATATCCTCATTGGCTGGTTCTTTGGGAATGGAACACCATTTGACTCCAAGTTCTTGAACTCTCTAATGGGAGTGCCATCCACAGAGAAGCTGagatgaaaaaggaaaaagtcaATACAAAGTGCATATATACGGGAAAATTGGGAAAAGGTACGTgaatgagaatgagaaattGGTGCAATGCTTACATGATGCGCTGGGGATTCCAAAGTATGGAATAGGTGTGAAAATCCGCAGTTGGGTCAAACCATAGATAAAACTGTTGTTCTCTGTTTCCCTTGCCTTGGCTGAACACATTAGTATGAAGTATATAAGGATCACCACTCAGATTTCCCAAAAATTCAAAGTCTATTTCATCCCATGTTGATCCTTTTGAGGATAACTGTAAACAAAAtattcaaagagaaaataagCATTAGCTATTGAATATGTAGTCTTGTTTAAAATTGAATAAAGCACTAGAGGCAGGAAAGCTTACATAATAGGCAGTGACAGTGCCAGCAGAGTTTCCAGGGACAAGCTTGAGCTGCATATCAATCTTTCCAAATAGATATTCATTCTTGGACTGGAATCCTGAGCCAGAAGTTTTGTCAAGTGAGAGAGTAAGGAGCTCACCATTGTTGATGATATTCGCACGGCCATCTCCCCATGTAATGTCAAAGTCTTGGTTCAAATTACCAGCAGAGGCAACCATGATTGACCCAAGAACAACGGGCACTAGAAGAATGATTAAGGGAACACTTGAAGTAGTCATAGAAGCCATTAGTATTTGACTATTTATAATGTAAGTGAAGCTTGCTGAGTGAAGAGATTGATGTTGTAAGTATTAGTTTGGGCTGGTATTTATACTAGGCAATGAGGATGTGAAGACACAAAGCAAAGGAAGGGCCATAGGAAGGTCCAGTCATGTAATACGCTGTAGCCAGTTGTTGTCATGAAAAGTTATTGCAAAGAGAGCTGTCTGAATCGCACTAACTCCACCAAATAAACCTTCTATTTATACATGCATATAGCACACTGGTTTGCATTTACTACTAATGAAAGTACCTCGTTACTGCTGTCCAGTTCTTATCACCAGCCTGCGTcttttatacttattttttgAAAGCACCAGCCCTGCCTCTGCCTCTGAATAAACTAAAAAGACAATGTATGAATCATAAAGAAACCTCAGGGAAAGTGAGTATGACATGTATACTCTAATCTGTCACGCTCTCTTCGAAGGtgggattttattattatttttaaaaaaggacCTTATCACCTACCTAATATATTTTGGCTCACAAAAGTTTTACACCACTTTTATTCAATCCTCTCATACAGGTAATTAATGTAACCAAAAGCATAATATAAACGAGGAGATCAGCTGCCAATCTTCAATGCTATATTGGTCATAAGGGAATGAAAACAAGTGGGagctcaaatttaaaaatgcaTAATCGTAAATTAGAAAATGTATACTATGGTTAAGAGTTTTGTAGGTCAACTGGTTAAcatcttttggtatttttaatgGAGATATCTAATGTTCAAATCCCCTCTTTATgaactattaaattttttaaaatgaaataaaaagtgcATTCTATGTAGCATCATTCATGAAGAATTTTATGAGTCTTAAAAGggaaactataattttttttttcttttttaaatagtCTTTCTAGTTTCTACAAGTAGAGGAAACACCAATTAATGACCTTAAGGTCAACTAGCATCTCATATTCTTGTTATTGTTAAGAGAGACGTTTCAAGGTTAAAACTTGCCCCCTCCTACTtgaaatgtataaaaataagtaaataaataaataaaaaggaaacatTTGGATTTGAAGGTGGAAGTCTTAGTCCAAGTAATCTGTCAATTTTGAGTAATGGTTTTCTCTTACAATTAACTGGTATAATAACAAATTGACAAACCATGATACAACTAAGAACAATGCTGTACCAAGAAAAATTTCTGTTGGACACTTTTTAACAAATGAATGTGGGAAGTGGACcactattcttttttctttaatacaaatcttctgtattattttttgtgttccaTATTATATTTCACTATTTACAACTTGTCATGTATTCTCAACTATCCTTTATATAGGCTGACTGATGCACTATAACCCATTTCTAAGattatttagccaaaaaaacCATCTATAAgattaaccaaaaataaataaactccttaaaaaaaatgcaaataaacTCCTTATAATGCACGTACACCTTATAGGCTAACAATATGCAAACTTTGGCAAACGGGTTAGGTCTCATGTGTTTGGTTTTAACCTATTAAATATGGGTTAAAATGTGTATGGACCACAAATAAATCAGACtttacaacccaaaaaaaaaaaaaaaaaagtcacactAAAGCAGGTCGTCAATTTCCTCACGTTAGAAACCATGCCATATCGTTGGGTTTGGGTCAGACAGCCGAGCTGCAATTGGCTATACCTGGGTTAGTTCAATCTGTTAGGTCAGTTGGGCTGACTATTGGACTGGGCCTTAAACGTGTTCTTAAGTTAGAATGGGTTGGAGCCTGAATGTGTGTATTTTAACTTGAATGGGTTGggcttcaaaattttatatatatataattttttttgagtaaataattttgtttttcttaataaatCAACCAATGCATGAATACGGGACATTTTTAAACCATTAAATTTTGGACTCCATTAATATTTGGGTCTCTATTAATTGAATTCATTGacaaatttttaacatttaaatataatttacaaGAGTTTAAGCTAATTCCATAATCATCATCATAGTTTACGAGGTCTTATTTTGATAGCTAGCAATGATTTAGATGCACTAACTTTCTTTTACTAATTCTTAAAAGATCAATTAAAGCTAAAATACATAAGGACCACTCAAATATTTCCTAGGCTTGGAGGTTGCAAGGTCCTCTAAAGGTATTATTGTCTGAATCTGGCTATTTGGGTtgcaaatcaataaaattttcgaTGGAGGAGCTTTTGAAGTTTTCAATTCATGAGGGAGAGCCACTAAGCCCCTAAGCACCAATTAGCTGTTTCCACTAAGCACAAATTAGCTAGCTAACTTATTCACTAAACCCCTCGGATTTCGGCAATTTACTAATCTACTCTCCAAGATGGGCATCAACAACATATATGTTCCATCTTGAGGGGCTATTAAGATTTTGTTGTTATACGACTAGTAGTTTAGTGAATAGGTTCAGTAGACTACATGtatcttattatttgtctcAAACATGTGGATTGCCAAGCGTATAGATATGATTGGTTCTTAGTAAGATTGTTGACGATTGCCAATAATAATTTTCCTAGTTTTtaacaattcttaattttttttgggtcacaCTGTTATcaataaacatgaattaaaGAAGTAAACCAAGCTTTTTAGCTTGCCGAGAATGTAAAAACTTCCATGTAACCAGTAACAGTAAGGGACAAATGtctaaaagaataaaagaattatATTCCGTAGTTTATAACTTACATAGAGAACACAAAAGTAGTAATCAGAgagttacaaaaaaataaataaaagaattgacGCAAAATTCCTAGTCCTATTTTTGTCTAGGATGTGGTACATTCTGTAGGAAGGCCTTGGGGAAACCTCTTTGTGTCTGAGCAATAGTTGTATATCATGTAGTTCTTCTGCGCCCATTGCAATCTCTGTTGACTTGCTGAATCCAACTCTTGTGAGAGCCAAGCATTATTGCTGGATGTAGAAGAGGGAGAGTTTGAACCACAGGAGGATGCCCCAGAGGCCCAAACACAAGCATTTGCATTGAAGTTCCTATAGGAAGCAGTGAATGGAGCTTGTGTCCAATCTGTCTTTATGAGTCCACCCCTTGTGGCCCAGTCATCAGCATTCCAGAGGCTAGAGTATATCCTCATTGGCTGGTTCTTTGGGAATGGAACACCATTTGACTCCAAGTTCTTAAACTCTCTAATGGGAGTGCCATCCACAGAGAAACTGAGatgaaaaggcaaaaaaaaaaatcaatacacaGTGTATAGGGAAAAAACTGGAACAGGTACATAAATTTTAACTAGTAAGAAATTGGTGCAATACTTACATAATTCGCTGGGGATTCCAAAGTATTGAATAGGTGTGAAAATCCGCAGTTGGGTCAAACCATAGATAGAACTGTTGTTCTCTGTTGCCTTTGCCTTGGCTGAACACATTAGTGTGAAGTATATAAGGATCCCCACTCAGATTCCCCAAGAATTCAAAGTCTATCTCATCCCATGTTGATCCTTTTGAGGACAACtgtaaacaaaaatattcaaaGAGAAAATTAGCATTAGCTATTGAACATGTAGTCTTGtttaaaattgaataaagaACTAGAGGCAGGAAAGCTTACATAATAGGCAGTGACAGTGCCAGCAGAGTTTCCAGGGACAAGCTTGAGCTGCATATCAATCTTTCCAAATAGATATTCATTCTTGGACTGGAATCCTGAGCCTGAAGTTTTGTCAAGTGAGAGAGTAAGAAGCTCACCATTGTTGACTATATTGGCACGGCCATCTCCCCATGTAATGTCAAAGTCTTGGTTCAAGTTAGCAGCAGAGGCAACCATCATTGACCCAAGAATAAGGGGCACAAGAAGGATTAAAGGAACACTTGAAGAAGTCATAGAAGCCATGAATTCTATGTTGATGGGTGATAAGAATATTGGAGTATTTGACTATTTGTAATGCAATTGCAGATTGCTGAGTGAATAGATTGGTGTTGTCAGAATTAGTTTGGGCTGGTATTTATACTTGGCAATGAAGATGAGAAAACAGAAGGCAAAGGAAGGGACATAAGAAGGTTCAGTCATGTAATAAGCTGTACCCAGTTGTTGGCATGAAAAGTTGTTACAAAGATATATAGCTGTTTGAATTGCGCTAAAACGCCACCAAATAAACTTTCAATTATACATATAGCCACGCGGTTTTGCattgatttataatttaaaaaaaaaaagtggagtTATTGCAGTCCATGAGAAAGagggaataaaaaaagaaatgtgaCTATATGAGTCCACGAAGCATAACCACTACCAAAGACACTGTATAAATCAGAAAGAAACCTCAGAGAAAGTGTATATTAGTCTaatcgctctctctctctctctcggtgggACTGGGAGGTAGGATTAGAATAAAGGGATGGACCTCACCTAGCTAATTAGATTTTTGGTTCCCACAAATTTTATCCCACTTTTATTCATTGCCAGGTTATTAAATAACAAAAGTCATATAAACGCGGAGATTAGCTGCCAATCTTAAATGCTATCGAGGTCATTAGCAATAAACGCAAGTGAgagctcaatttttttttttttgggttcacgTGGGAACTCAATTTTAAATGCTGCACGGTCGCTAATTAGAAAATTCATATTATGTAGTACTATCATTCATGAAGAATTCTACATGTCGGagaccaaattttttatttatttaaagttttaataaaataatatttttgaaaagcaAAGGAAACACCGATAACTTTTACGTCAACTTGCAACTTAATGTTTTTAATGGAGATGTCTCCATTTTGGGTTTGAATTTCCCATTTCTTACAATAGAGAGTCAGGTCATTATAGGGGTGATAAAATTAGACACGACCTGTGAATCTGATACTACACAACAtaaaattagcaggttatgagTTGAAGTTTAATGTGTTAGTGCCATATTCGGATTGACATaactgacccatttaataaatgggttggaaaAATGTCCAATCTATGGAACCTGTTTGACTTGCTTAatccgtttaattaaatgacaattTACCAATATACGCTTCAAAACCTAAGTATATAAACTAATTAgttgttgtagtttattttctttggcatattatgattgattatttatgatattgagatattctttagttttgaatgattatttgtgatgtagTTACTCGTTAAtgctaaattttatattaaaaatatttatttttttggtttttcataattcaatttggataatactatttttttctttctattttgataaaattggaTAAGTAGGTCAATATGATTGACCCGTTTAATGAATGGGTcatgttagggttgaggaatcttgaccattttaataaacatgtcgtgTTAGTGTTGATCCATATAGTCAGATACTCATGAGCTGACACAACACGAATCCGAGCGAACACAAATTGCTACTCCTAAATATATTATGAgatataaagtaaaaaaaaatttacggTCTATTTCTTAGTACTAAATaagtaaatatcaatttaatattatttataatttttttggtattaaaaacgttttttttaaaaatgtaaatttgctaattaatttttttgtatttaaattttatttatctcTTTCACAtgttagaaaattttatcaatgaTTGTTCAACAtactcataataattttttttagtgaaagcGTTTATAGTTATATTAATTGAGTTGAATTTTTATTCGCTCAATATTTTGGGAGCCTTCTTGGAAGTGGGGGAAAATGCAAAATCCAAACTATAGTGGAGTGAATATTGTGCTTTATTATAACAGGATAAACGTTGGGCCTATTTCAAGCATTGGCCCAAACGAAGGAAACAAATTCAGCATTGACTAGTCCATTTTGATAAAGAACATAAAGCCTTGGATCATTAGTCAGGCCCAATACCCTTCTAGGCCCCACGTCTGAGGCGTGTCTGAGCTACCGAGGTAAATCCCATAGAAGATAAACTTCTTTAAGGTAGCTTTCTGAAATTTCTTGATGATTCCACAACAATCTCTGCATTAATGAAGGTCACTTGTCTGGTACCATCACATTTAATACAAAAGGACAAGcctgaatagtaaaaaaaagtcTCCATTCATAATGAAAACTCAAGAAAGAACAACCCAATAAGACTAGAAGTTATCTAGGTGGACACTTGAATAGTAAGGAAGACCTTAAAAGTCCCCATTCATGatgaaaaactaagaaaaaagagTCCGATAGGACTAGAAGTTATCCAGGTAAACAAAGACAAAATACGAAGAAGAAGGGGATAACTCAtataaagtgaaaaaagaaagaagagagggacaacatagaatatatatatatatatatatatatatatatatatatatatatagagagagagagagagagagagagagagagagagagagagagagattgtaaaCATTCAAAAGCAATATCCTTGTAACaacatatcaaaataaataaagaataattcaTTTTGGATGATTTATGTGTTCTTACCCATATTTCCCATCATGGATAAATATCAACCTATGACACAAATTAGTTGTGTCGCCTGTTTTGGTTAGTGTCCTAAATCACAGAAATAAGGAACTAGTTCCTTCGCAAACTATATATAAAGtatcattttacaattttaagacATTTTTATACAACTTTAGGGGGTCTTATCaccttttaaaatattttggtataAGTGGTACCTTAGAGCCGGCCATATATGTAGAAAGTAAAGGAAACaactaagagcaaccacatcagctcgtgtaaaaattttgtctattttacacaaaaaacctccttttaaaattttacacattcatttttacaaataacctacatcagtttatctatccTACTacatctattaattaaataatagtttccttacttttttttattatttctcccCCAACTACCTGTACGCGTGCCACTCTTTCATttctgattaatttctctctctctctctctctctctctctctctctctctctctctccttctcttcatttctctttcgctttctctctctctttctaccCATTTCTGtgtttgctctctctctctctctttataccCACACTTTCTgaatcaactctccctctccctgaAAAACTCTCCCTCCGAaacaactctccctctcccttgAAAAACTCCATAGCTCCGAGCTCCCTCTCCCCTGAAAAACTCCATAGCTCCGAGCTCCCTCTCCCCTGAAAAACTCCATAGCTCCGAGCTCCAATTCGCACCATTCCATAACCTTCAAGCTTCGATCCGTCCGTTCCACAACCTCCAAGCTCCGATTCGCTCCATTCCACAACCTCCACGCTCCAATCCAAGCTCCGAGCTCCTATCTGCTCCATTCCACAACCTCTAAGCTCCGATCCGCACCGTTCCACAACCTTCAAGCTCTGATCCGTCCGTTCCACAACCTCCACGctccgatccaagctccgaGCTCCGTTCTGCTCCGTTCCACAAACCTCTAAGCTCCGATCCAAGCACCGATCttgtttgtgtatctctgttttttttttttttgagcaagtgtatctctgtgttgtgttgatttgtctgtgtggatgGGTTTGTGTGttggtgtgtttgtgtgtatctgaggaaaaagaagaaaatgagcaGTTAACTGTTTTTCAGCACagagaagagataaaaaaaaacgAGCGAacggaaattaataaaataatctataaacgagctacagtaaccgtatATATTTACACAGTTATTGTAGCTCGGGTTGGGTTTGCacaattttgcatgtttttacaCCTATTGATGtgtgctcaaaatgtgtaaaattgacaattttttgtgttttagatgattttaactggactgatgtggttgctctaacgTTTGGATTTAAAGGTGGAAATATTAGTCCAATTAATTTGTCAATTTTGTGCAACGGTTTTACCTTACAATTAGTTACTATAATAACAAACTGGACAAATCATGAACACCATTCTTCTTTTATCTAACGTCGACCGCCAAGTGGACCGttattttctctttatataAACTCCAGTAATAAAAATTACTGATTGATGCACTATCAATCGGTGTGTGtgtattctcaaaaaaaaacctatttataagattaacaaaaaaaaaaatctttaataaaaatataaaagaaatataccTAAAATAGCCAAGGGGAGGTTTAGTAAGAACTCCACAAACTTTTGAATTATGACATAATATTTACTTTTCATGCATGTTAGCCTTAATAGGCTAACAATAAACAAACTTGGAAAACGGGTCGGATCTATATGTTTGACTTTGACCTATTTGATATGGTTTAACAACTAACATATGTCTGGACCAAAAATAGGTCAGACTAAAGTATGTTGTTAATCTCATGACCCTTACTTGATTATTGATGGGTCGTGTCTATTAATGCTCATCGGGTCTAAACTGTTGGTTACTTAGGTGTTTTTCCTCAACAAAATCGTACCACACCATTGGGCTTGGGTTAATTGACCGAACTACGGTTGGTTATCCCTGGGTCACTTCAGCCAGTTGGGTCGGTTGGCTAACTAATAGACTGGGTCTTAAatgtgtgtattttgttttgttttgttatatatatatatatatatatatatatatatacacacgtgTATAAAGTTAGAATGAGTTGGACCTAAATGTGCGTGTGTTTTAATCAgaataggctttttttttttttttgagaaggtaatCAGAATAGGCTggcttcaaaattttattattatttttcttgagaaatCAAGCTATGCATAAATTTGgaccaatattttttaatccattgcaaaatttgaatttaggcCTCTATTAAATTACTAAGATTTAAAAATCCAACATTAGGACCCATTAAATTTTGAACTCTATTAATATTTGGGTCTCTGTTTAAGGAATTTATTGACAAATTTTGAACAACTAAAAAAGTTCAACTAGCATGACAACTTACACAAATATTTACATAAAAACTACAAGtaacatatatatttagaacACCATAACAATTTCGACAACaatactgtaagtgcacaattacacctgaacccaaagacaattacgggctcaggcccaatgagccttaaacaataaaatttgtagagtgtgggcttgaaacctaggttagaggtactgagaacttgataacaggctaaaagttacaaacacttgcaaataacaaataataattgcaaatagacctcctcggacgtaagccgatgactacttctgtattatttctctttctctcttagaagttacaattcttaatttctttatttgttaCCGACCCCCCTCTTTCtctggcgttcatcccccttaaatacttctttttctgatgctttatccacatGTTGTtccaaccccctcccccttagatatttcttttcttagtacctttgaatagtgaccagaagtttcagttctactgttcaggggtcacttccccattaatgcggccaaggaggtaggtgcagagtctttaatgtggtggtggcagccttttcttttggtatttttctaacaccggtgtacctcgaaaaTTCAgagtttccccctttaaccattagtctttccagagctgtgtcttgaccttcataatgaagctttgagttctcttggatctgtccgaggagaagctcgccctcggctgtatcctcagaccctcgacgtatgggccaattcgcagagttaacaaattcttaactctggagcaggtcggccctccatgctatagtccaaaggcccatatgcccacttgggtccttttactccccacaatagcccttcaaaactctatttttcatcatccgaggagaaaaatagggttttgatccaacgaggaCTTACCTCACAtgttttgtaaataattgcacgtgtggagaccgtttcgcgttccagaagatgccacttggcagttttattttcaaaaatgcgcgcatttattatCGTAAGTTACGCCTTGTTTCCTACGTTCAAcagtgagatgagcatccaacggcccttgttactccatgaaaatttgggcgggacaaatgtaatttcgaggccgcttcccgcacgtcgtgacgtttcgggaacctgcgccttcatttatttcttcagaggctaatcccatcaaaacatcagtaatcaccttttgtctgcacaaatctgtggaaattcgcacaacttcaaatttgtaagtgattattccttttccttaacccattctcctcggatccgTCCTCGGCTCCC
This genomic stretch from Castanea sativa cultivar Marrone di Chiusa Pesio chromosome 1, ASM4071231v1 harbors:
- the LOC142621657 gene encoding putative xyloglucan endotransglucosylase/hydrolase protein 23, with translation MASMTTSSVPLIILLVPVVLGSIMVASAGNLNQDFDITWGDGRANIINNGELLTLSLDKTSGSGFQSKNEYLFGKIDMQLKLVPGNSAGTVTAYYLSSKGSTWDEIDFEFLGNLSGDPYILHTNVFSQGKGNREQQFYLWFDPTADFHTYSILWNPQRIIFSVDGTPIREFKNLESNGVPFPKNQPMRIYSSLWNADDWATRGGLIKTDWTQAPFTASYRNFNANACVWSSGGSSCGSNSPSSTSSSNAWLAQELDSASQQRLKWAQKNYMIYNYCTDTKRFPQGLPTECTTS
- the LOC142621593 gene encoding putative xyloglucan endotransglucosylase/hydrolase protein 23; this translates as MASMTSSSVPLILLVPLILGSMMVASAANLNQDFDITWGDGRANIVNNGELLTLSLDKTSGSGFQSKNEYLFGKIDMQLKLVPGNSAGTVTAYYLSSKGSTWDEIDFEFLGNLSGDPYILHTNVFSQGKGNREQQFYLWFDPTADFHTYSILWNPQRIIFSVDGTPIREFKNLESNGVPFPKNQPMRIYSSLWNADDWATRGGLIKTDWTQAPFTASYRNFNANACVWASGASSCGSNSPSSTSSNNAWLSQELDSASQQRLQWAQKNYMIYNYCSDTKRFPQGLPTECTTS